A segment of the Streptomyces pactum genome:
CGCGGGAGGCCGCCAGATCACCGAAGTACGTCACCCCGTCCTCGCCGCGGACCGTGCCGGTGCGCGGCATGAGCGCCCCGACCAGCGCGGTCACGGCGACCGCCCAGAGCAGCCCGGCGAGCACCAGCGACACGTCGACGAGCCCCTGCCAACCGGGCGCGCCGTGCCAGCCGAGCAGGAACGCGGGCAGCGCCAGCGTCCCCGACAGCAGTACGGCCGCCTTGGAGTCGGCGCGGCCCAGGTCCTCGCGGACCGTGTTCAGCAGCAACTCCGCGATGCGCTCCCCCGCCCGGTCCGGGCAGTGCCGACCCCCGTGCGGCACAGGCCCGGCCGGGTCGGGGGAGGCACGCCCCCCGCTCGCGGTGGTCCCAGTGGCCGGTTCCCCGCCCGCGGCGGTCACCGGTCCTCCTCCGCCCAGTCCCAGCCGTCGTCCCGCGGACGTCTGCGGGCCGGCGGCTGGGGCTGGGCGTCCTCCCGCGTACCGGCCCCGTCCCGGTACGGCGGTTCCTCCGCCACCCAGTCCGGGGTGAACGGCTCGGCGCGGGCCGGCTCCAGCCGCGCGGGCTCCCGGCGGGCGGGCACCGAGCCGACGGGCCCCTGGATGGGCCGGCCGCGGCCCTGGTTGAGGAGGTTCAGGGCCTGCGTCTCGACGTCGTTGGACTGGATCTGACCGCTGTCGACCATGGCGAAGAGCCGGTCCACCCGCTCCCGCTCGTCCTGCCGGCCCTCCTGGCGGATCTGTTCCAGGAAGTCCTTGGCCTTCTCGGGGTCGGCCGCCAGCATGTAGCTGAGCTGCTCCAGGTCACCGCCGCGCAGCATGGCGCGGAACGCGTCCTGGCGTACCCCGGTCAGCTCGGCCGAGGCGCGCGCGTTGCGGATCTCGTCCATGTGCTCGATGGTCCGGTCGTCCACCCGCAGCCGGACGTACAGCCGCACCCGCAGCCCGAGTTCGGCGCCCAGGCTGTCCCAGCGGCCACCCGCGCACTCCCGGGTGAGGGCCCGGTCGGCCTGCTCGGCCTCGGTCACCCGGTAGGTCGAGGTGACCTCGCGCAGCCGCTCCAGCACCGGGGCGGTGAGCCGCCGGCCGACGTCGGTCACGACCTCGACGGCGGCCAGATAGGGGTCGGTCACGGCCCAGTGGATGTCCACCTCGGCCTTGAAGAAGGTGGTGCCGCCGGTGGCCGGAAGGTCCATCTGGAGCCGCGTCTGGTAGGTCCCGAGCGCGATCTCGCAGAGGTTGTACGGCCGGGCCAGCGCCCGCTTGTCCACGTGCCGGGTGCCGGAGACGGTGACCACGCTGTACCCGCCGTTGCGGTAGAACAGCACCGAGGCCCGCTGGGCGCTCACCTGCGGATGCCCGCCGGTCGGTGCGTACTCCCGCAGGAAGGGACCCGCGGGGCCCGCGCCCGCCGGGGCGGCCTCCGCCCCGTCCACGTCCTCAGCCATGCCGTGCCTCCTCGCGCGTCCGGTCCCGCGACGCGACGGCGAGCCACCACAGGGAGCGCGCCTGCGCGTCGGGGAGCGGATCCTCCGGATCGTTCATCATTCGGCGCAGCAGCCAGTCCAGCCGCCGACGGTCGTGCTCCTCGGTGGTCACCGCGGGCAGCAGCGCCGCCAGCCCGGGCCGGGTCCACTCGTCGCCGTCGGCGCGCACGGCGGAACGCAGCAGCGTCTCCAGCGCGTCCGTCGCCACCTCCTTGGAGCGCGGTGTGTTCAGCGCGGTCCACAGCAGGTCGGCCATGGGACGTACGAGTGCGGGGCGGGCGGCGGCGAGGGCGAGCGGCAGCGGCCAGTCACCGCGGTCGCCCAGCGGGGAGGCGGAGTCGTCGACCAGCACCTCGTCCACCGTGGTGAGCGCGAGCCGGACGGTGGTCACCAGCCCCAGGTCCTGGTGGATCTCGCGCTTGTGGTGAATCCAGTCGGCCATCCGCCGCAGCACCGCCGCCGCGTCCGGGAGTGCCAGCAGCCGTACGACGTTGAAGGAGGCGACCGCCAACTGGTCGCCCTCGCCGCGGACCGCGATCCGGGCCAGGGCGTCCAGCGTGTCGCCGGTCGTGGCCGCGGAGTTGCCGTAGCCCAGTGCCATGGCGGCGGTCCAGCGCAGCGGCGCGGTGCCGTACCGGCTCCAGTCGCCGACCACCTTGTGCACGATGCGGCGGTGCGAGCCGTGCCCGGCCGCCTGGTCCAGCGCGGTGGCCGCGAAGACCCGGCGCCGGGGCGTGGCCGCGTCGGCGAGTGGGCGGATCAGCTCCGCGTAACCGTGGTCGAAGTCCCGTACGCACAGCTCCCCGGCGGCGACCGCGGCCCGCATCCACACCTGGGAGCGCGGGTCGTCGGCCAGCAGCCGCAGCCAGCGCACCACCGGGGCCCGGACGGCGAAGTGCCGGTCCCACAGTTCGCTGAGCACCGCGGCGGGCAGGGCCGGCCCCCGGTACCAGATCAGCCGCGACGCCACCTCGGCACCGGCCACCTCGACCTGGCCGTCCCTGAGGTCGGCCCGCGAGAGCGCCAGGTCGGCGCGGGGGTCGTCGCAGAACAGCGGCCGGGCGGGGGTGCGGTCCGGGTCGGACTGCACGGACAGTTCCCAGGTCAGCAGGTGGGCGGCGGCGGCCACGGCGCTGTGCGAGGCCCCGCCCAGTACGGCGAGCGCGATCCGGAACGCCACGGGGTGGAACAGGCTCGCCGCACCCGGCCGTTCACCGCCCGGCTCGTCCCCGGCCGGTGCCGCCAGCGCCCGGTCCACCCCGGCGAACCACTCCTGGGCCTGGCGGGCGGCGAGGCTGCGGCAGTCGGACAGCAACTGCTCGTAGGCGAGGTCCCCCAGTACGTGCCCGGCCAGCAGGGAGGCGAGCACCTCGGCCTCGGCGGGGCGCAGGTCGTCCAGTCCGACGGCGTCCTTGACCTCCGGCCGGGCCCAGAGGGCCTCCGCGTCGGCCAGCAGACCGGCGGCGCCGCCACCGTCCGCCCCGGTCGCACTCCCGTGTTCCTCCAGCAGCTCCCGCAGCCGGGTGACGAGCAGTTCCTCGGTGGGGGCGGGCGGGCAGAGGGCACCGTACCGCCCGCCCAGCAGCGGATCGGCCGCCGAGCCGACCGGTACGACGACCACGGCGAACGCGTCCCGGTGGGCCAGGGCGGCGGCGAGTTCGTCGAGGTCCATCTCCTCGGGGACCGACGTCCCGGGTCGGGTGAGCGACAGCTCGAACAGGTAGCCGGAGAAGTGCCCCGCCTCCTCGTCCCCGTCGCCCAGGCAGTCGGCCAGCCGCCGGGTCCCGCCGGCCGGGTCGACCCGCCGGATCCGCGCCCCGGCCGCGGACCGCGGCTCCGTGCCGTTCGCCGCCGGGCCGGTGACCTCGTCCAGGAGCGAGAGCGCGGTGCTGGTGCGCCCGGTGCCCGGCGCGGCCCCCAGCACCAGCAGCCGGCGGGCGGTGAGCGCCTCGCGCAGCCGTACGTACCCCGCGGGCTCCACGTGGACCCGGCGGAGCCTGCGCAGTTCCTCCTCGGGTACGGGCCCGCCGCGCAGCGCCGCACCGGAGCGGCGGGCGTCCATCCGCAGGTGGATGTCGCCGATGTGGGCGCTGGCGAAGTACGAGCGGTCGAAGCTGTGCAGGTCCCGGCCCGCGTCGAACAGCATGCGGGTGGCGCGGCGCGCCCGTGCGGCGGCGGCGAGGTCGGTCGGCGCGTCCTCGCCCTGCTCCTCGGCGAGCGGGTCACGGGTGTGCTCCCTGAACCGTCCGGCGGCGCGCTCCCGTTCCCGCTCCTGCTCCTCCCGCTCCTGCTCGGCGGCGTCCCCGGCGCTCCCCTCGCCGGCTCCCTCGCCGCCCTCGGCCCTGCCGTCGTCCGCCCGGGGCGCCTGGCCCCGGTCCCTTTCCTGCGGCTTCGGCTTCGGCGTCTCGTCGGCACCGGGCGCGCGGGCGGCGTCGGCCTTCCGGGGCTTGTCCTGGCCGGCGCCGCCGTCCGCCCGCTGGTCGTCGCTCACTCGCCGCGCTCCTTCCGGGAACGGGCTCCGTCGGTGATCCGCCCGATGTGCACGGGCTGCTGGTAGACGTTGTCGTGGTGCTGCGACATGTCGCCGTGGACGGTGTAGCGGGCCTCCGGGCGACGGCCGGCGGTGCGGTCGTCTTCGGCTTCGTCTTCGTCGTCGTCTTCGGCTTCATCGCCGTCCGCACGGCCGTCCGTACCGGTGGACGTGTCCGGGGCCGAGCGCGCACCGCCCGTCGACGACGGACCACTGGCGGTCGACGGATCACCGGCGGTCGACGGATTGCCGGCGGTCGACGGATCACCTGCGGTCGACGGATCACCTGCGGTCGACGGATCACCTGCGGTTGACCGATCACCCGCGGTTGACGGATCACCCGCGGACGACCGCGGCTCGGCCGGGATCTCCGGAGCGGGCCGTCCGGGAAGGTGGAACCAGGCGGTGACCTCGCCCTCCTTCAGCTCCAGGCGGGCCGGTGCGTAGCGCGCTGCCTCG
Coding sequences within it:
- a CDS encoding Pycsar system effector family protein, yielding MTAAGGEPATGTTASGGRASPDPAGPVPHGGRHCPDRAGERIAELLLNTVREDLGRADSKAAVLLSGTLALPAFLLGWHGAPGWQGLVDVSLVLAGLLWAVAVTALVGALMPRTGTVRGEDGVTYFGDLAASRDLAWLSARIAEAGRDPAGWLLVQAVDVSSILTAKYRAIRWGMGALATSAALALVWGLTTR